A genomic region of Coregonus clupeaformis isolate EN_2021a unplaced genomic scaffold, ASM2061545v1 scaf0010, whole genome shotgun sequence contains the following coding sequences:
- the LOC123480993 gene encoding FAD-dependent oxidoreductase domain-containing protein 2-like encodes MDSPILLLLALLVTLVQCFPDDYNSHNSTRHHDYCVLGAGPAGLQMGHFLSKSQRDYIILERNSGPGSFFNIYPRHRKLISINKIYTGRRNREFNLRHDWNSLLSDRPDLLLQRVSRELYPDADSFPRYLSMYVKELGLKVQYGVDIGKIRASESESPRGRGYILTDQGGLDYTCRVLLVSTGLWDPQKVQFEGSDLVEGYESIPVDPEEYKDQAVLILGKGNSAFETAQSILGRASRIHLYSPSPVRLAWQTHYVGDLRAVNNELLDTYQLKSLDGLVEGGLEDIAIVRNGEDKKKRSGRKKKCRSSGKEKRGQLFLTLAELLDSPDGKNSSKVTATNLPVYHNDNFSLRQPYDRVIRCLGFRFNFSIFDGSARPPSSEGARGRLPGVTAWYEGRGTPGLFVLGTAAHSRDYRSSAGGFVHGFRYTVRAVHRVLELRYHSNSWPATKLSISQLQSWLLRRVNEASGLYQMFGVLGDIILLRGSHCEYLEEFPLQALPQFSSLSGHQLSKHGLLVLVLQYGMNRTDSLGPGRAESEWTRAWRSNFLHPVLYYYDTLPTERDMRHRPVGWPLPRPKAVHHMIEDFLTEWDGPISHSQPLRRFLEHCLHTDLRAFYAESCFRFSLTNRKPPLFCRQGYLRKHGVVSNSQLRQHAHEAGLMPTEQDSASLDTDPSFPDYLTRAGASVSSAMNLDF; translated from the exons ATGGATTCCCCTATCCTTCTTCTCCTTGCCCTCCTGGTCACCCTGGTCCAATGTTTTCCTGATGACTACAACAGTCACAACAGCACCCGTCACCATGACTACTGTGTGCTTGGAGCCGGGCCCGCGGGCCTTCAGATGGGTCACTTTCTCTCCAAGAGTCAGAGAGATTACATCATCTTGGAGAGGAACTCGGGGCCAGGGAGCTTCTTCAATAT ATACCCTCGACACAGGAAACTCATCAGCATCAACAAGATCTACACAGGGAGGCGGAACCGCGAGTTCAACCTTCGCCACGATTGGAACTCCCTCCTGAGTGACAGGCCTGACCTGCTGCTTCAGCGAGTCAGCCGGGAGCTCTACCCCGACGCAGACTCATTCCCCCGCTACCTCTCCATGTATGTGAAGGAGCTGGGGCTGAAGGTCCAGTATGGGGTGGACATCGGGAAGATCAGGGCCTCAGAGTCTGAATCACCTAGAGGCAGGGGATACATACTGACTGACCAGGGTGGACTGGACTATACATGCAG AGTCCTCCTGGTGTCCACAGGACTGTGGGATCCTCAGAAGGTCCAGTTTGAGGGCTCAGACCTGGTGGAGGGCTATGAGTCCATCCCTGTGGACCCAGAGGAATATAAGGACCAGGCCGTGCTGATCCTGGGCAAGGGGAACTCAGCATTTGAAACAGCTCAGAGCATCCTGGGTAGGGCCAGCCGGATCCATCTCTATAGCCCGAGCCCGGTCCGCCTAGCCTGGCAGACACATTATGTCGGAGACCTCAG AGCTGTGAACAATGAGCTGCTAGACACGTACCAGCTAAAGTCCCTTGATGGGCTGGTGGAGGGAGGCCTTGAGGACATTGCTATCGTCAGAAATGGAGAGGATAAAAAGAAGCGCTCAGGCAGAAAGAAGAAGTGTAGATCCAGTGGGAAGGAAAAGCGTGGCCAGTTGTTCCTTACTCTAGCTGAGCTACTGGACAGTCCGGATGGGAAGAACAGTTCAAAGGTCACAGCGACAAACCTGCCTGTGTACCACAATGACAACTTCTCTCTCCGCCAGCCATATGATCGTGTGATCCGCTGCTTGGGGTTCCGGTTCAACTTCAGCATCTTTGATGG CTCTGCCCGCCCACCAAGCAGTGAGGGTGCCAGGGGGCGGTTGCCAGGGGTGACAGCCTGGTACGAGGGGCGGGGAACCCCAGGCCTTTTTGTTCTGGGGacggctgcccactcaagagactATCGCTCTTCTGCAGGGGGGTTCGTTCATGGCTTCCGATACACAG TGCGTGCTGTACATAGAGTCCTTGAGCTGCGTTACCATAGCAACTCGTGGCCAGCAACCAAACTGTCAATCAGTCAGCTGCAGTCCTGGCTGTTGAGGAGGGTCAATGAGGCCTCCGGACTGTACCAAATGTTTGGGGTACTTGGAGACATCATTTTACTAAGAGG CTCTCACTGTGAGTATCTGGAGGAGTTTCCCCTCCAGGCCCTGCCCCAGTTCTCATCTCTGTCTGGCCACCAGCTCTCCAAGCATGGTCTGCTGGTTCTGGTCCTGCAGTACGGGATGAACCGCACAGACTCACTGGGCCCTGGCAGAGCAGAGTCAGAGTGGACCCGTGCCTGGAGGTCCAACTTCCTCCACCCTGTTCTATACTACTACGACACACTTCCTACGG AGAGGGACATGAGACACCGTCCCGTTGGCTGGCCACTGCCACGACCCAAAGCAGTGCATCACATGATCGAGGACTTCTTGACTGAGTGGGATGGGCCCATCTCCCACAGCCAGCCACTGCGGCGCTTCCTGGAACATTGTCTCCACACTGACCTCAGGGCCTTCTATGCAG AGTCATGTTTCCGCTTTTCCCTTACCAATCGAAAGCCACCCCTGTTTTGTCGTCAGGGATACCTGAGGAAGCATGGGGTTGTTAGTAATAGTCAGCTAAGGCAGCATGCCCATGAAGCTGGGCTAATGCCTACAGAACAGGACTCTGCATCCCTAGACACAGACCCATCGTTCCCTGATTACCTTACCCGAGCTGGAGCCTCAGTGTCCTCTGCAATGAACCTCGACTTCTGA
- the LOC121570389 gene encoding ankyrin repeat domain-containing protein 54-like isoform X1 produces the protein MDGWSPIVATASDDERSSSEGEHTVETGSRETEEKEGELKRNDERMDGGAAEGFGITGFGEGTVRLSRTGQTAEQELRYLHLLWEPSRVGLGAGGASSKPGKVTGCRARRQGRARRNVGPIRKYIYVVKRFREAANGNDIDTVRRLLQEDIDPCAADDKGRTALHFSSCNGNESIVQLLLSYGADPNQRDGLGNTPLHLAACTNHVPVITTLLRGGARVDALDRAGRTPLHLAHSKLNILQEGDSRSIETLRGEVTQIIQMLREYMNVMGQSEARERLDHISSQLQHTRTKEQVDEVTDLLASFTSLSLQKQNLGDR, from the exons ATGGACGGGTGGAGTCCAATTGTTGCAACAGCTTCTGACGATGAACGTTCAAGCTCCGAGGGTGAACACACGGTGGAGACTGGATCAAGAGAAACGGAGGAGAAAGAGGGTGAACTAAAGAGAAATGATgagaggatggatggaggtgCTGCTGAGGGATTTGGGATAACTGGATTCGGGGAGGGCACGGTGAGATTGAGTCGTACAGGACAGACCGCTGAGCAAGAACTTCGGTACCTCCACTTGCTATGGGAACCCAGTCGAGTTGGATTAGGGGCGGGTGGCGCGAGCAGCAAACCCGGGAAGGTGACAGGGTGTAGAGCGAGGCGACAAGGGAGAGCCCGGCGAAATGTGGGGCCCATTAGAAAATATATTTATG TGGTGAAGAGGTTTCGAGAGGCTGCCAATGGCAACGACATTGATACAG TGCGCAGGCTTCTTCAAGAAGATATAGACCCTTGTGCAGCAGATGACAAAGGAAGAAcagccctccacttctcctcctgTAACGGCAACGAGAGCATCG TGCAACTTCTTCTGAGCTACGGTGCTGACCCTAACCAGCGGGATGGCCTTGGGAACACCCCTCTCCATCTGG CGGCCTGTACCAACCATGTGCCTGTAATCACCACATTGCTGAGAGGAG GAGCACGTGTGGATGCCCTAGACCGAGCAGGAAGGACCCCCCTGCACCTGGCACACTCCAAACTCAACATCCTGCAGGAAGGAGACTCGAGGAGTATAGAAACTCTAAGAGGGGAGGTCACACAG ATCATTCAGATGCTGAGGGAGTACATGAATGTGATGGGACAGAGTGAGGCCAGAGAGAGACTGGACCATATCTCATCACAGCTGCAGCACACACGCACCAAAGAACAG GTTGATGAGGTAACTGACTTGCTGGCCAGCTTCACGTCACTCAGTCTACAGAAGCAGAATTTGGGGGATAGGTAG
- the LOC121570389 gene encoding ankyrin repeat domain-containing protein 54-like isoform X2, whose translation MDGWSPIVATASDDERSSSEGEHTVETGSRETEEKEVVKRFREAANGNDIDTVRRLLQEDIDPCAADDKGRTALHFSSCNGNESIVQLLLSYGADPNQRDGLGNTPLHLAACTNHVPVITTLLRGGARVDALDRAGRTPLHLAHSKLNILQEGDSRSIETLRGEVTQIIQMLREYMNVMGQSEARERLDHISSQLQHTRTKEQVDEVTDLLASFTSLSLQKQNLGDR comes from the exons ATGGACGGGTGGAGTCCAATTGTTGCAACAGCTTCTGACGATGAACGTTCAAGCTCCGAGGGTGAACACACGGTGGAGACTGGATCAAGAGAAACGGAGGAGAAAGAGG TGGTGAAGAGGTTTCGAGAGGCTGCCAATGGCAACGACATTGATACAG TGCGCAGGCTTCTTCAAGAAGATATAGACCCTTGTGCAGCAGATGACAAAGGAAGAAcagccctccacttctcctcctgTAACGGCAACGAGAGCATCG TGCAACTTCTTCTGAGCTACGGTGCTGACCCTAACCAGCGGGATGGCCTTGGGAACACCCCTCTCCATCTGG CGGCCTGTACCAACCATGTGCCTGTAATCACCACATTGCTGAGAGGAG GAGCACGTGTGGATGCCCTAGACCGAGCAGGAAGGACCCCCCTGCACCTGGCACACTCCAAACTCAACATCCTGCAGGAAGGAGACTCGAGGAGTATAGAAACTCTAAGAGGGGAGGTCACACAG ATCATTCAGATGCTGAGGGAGTACATGAATGTGATGGGACAGAGTGAGGCCAGAGAGAGACTGGACCATATCTCATCACAGCTGCAGCACACACGCACCAAAGAACAG GTTGATGAGGTAACTGACTTGCTGGCCAGCTTCACGTCACTCAGTCTACAGAAGCAGAATTTGGGGGATAGGTAG